In the genome of Nocardioides seonyuensis, one region contains:
- a CDS encoding ABC transporter ATP-binding protein has translation MHGMGPAFRHMRADRSVAQHPLGRETVRRVLGFARPLRAQITVFMVLTVIDAGLVVIPPLLVKKLLDDGIAEGDRGLVTLLAVLMAVVAVVGALFSVATGYLSSRIGEGLIFDLRAQVFAHVQRQSLAFFTRTQTGALVSRLNNDVIGAQRAFTSTLSGTVSNAISVVVVGIAMLALSWRVTLLCLALFPVLLVASRWVGSRLAGLTRRQMDGNADLGNTMTERFNVGGAMLLKLFGRREEEDRNFQAKAAVVRDLGVRISLVQRVFVAAMLLVPALATALVFGVGGNLVMSGTITVGTLVALSTLLVRLLGPLQGLSNVRIDVMTALVSFERVFELLDLPSMVQEKPGAVSLPADAQRLEFDDVSFRYPRADEISLASLEVVARAEQRDNVEVLRGLSFVAEPGQMIALVGPSGAGKTTVTNLVARLYDVGSGAVRVGNRDRMWDVRDVALQSLEDTVGYVTQDAHMFHDTIRANLLYARPGASDADIWAALEAAQIAFLVRSLPDGLDTVVGDRGYRLSGGERQRLAIARLLLKAPPIVVLDEATAHLDSESEMAVQHALDAALAGRTSLVIAHRLSTVREADLILVLDEGRVVQSGTHDELLQAGGSTPRSTRRSSGRPTPAPRRSSSFGAWTST, from the coding sequence ATGCACGGCATGGGACCGGCGTTCCGCCACATGAGGGCGGACCGCTCTGTCGCGCAGCATCCACTGGGGCGCGAGACCGTCCGTCGGGTGCTCGGCTTCGCCCGCCCCCTGCGTGCCCAGATCACGGTCTTCATGGTCCTGACCGTCATCGACGCCGGGCTCGTGGTCATCCCGCCCCTGCTGGTCAAGAAGCTCCTCGACGACGGCATCGCCGAGGGCGACCGCGGGCTCGTCACCCTGCTCGCAGTCCTGATGGCCGTCGTGGCCGTGGTCGGTGCCTTGTTCAGCGTCGCCACCGGATACCTCTCCTCGCGCATCGGCGAGGGGCTGATCTTCGACCTGCGAGCCCAGGTGTTCGCGCACGTCCAGCGTCAGTCGCTGGCGTTCTTCACGCGCACCCAGACCGGCGCCCTGGTCTCCCGCCTCAACAACGACGTCATCGGCGCGCAGCGCGCCTTCACCTCGACCCTGTCGGGCACGGTCTCCAACGCCATCTCGGTGGTCGTGGTCGGCATCGCCATGCTGGCCCTCAGCTGGCGGGTCACGCTGCTGTGCCTGGCGCTCTTCCCGGTCCTCCTGGTCGCGTCGCGTTGGGTGGGCAGCCGCCTCGCCGGCCTGACGCGCAGGCAGATGGACGGCAACGCCGACCTCGGCAACACGATGACCGAGCGGTTCAACGTCGGCGGCGCCATGCTGCTGAAGCTGTTCGGTCGGCGCGAGGAGGAGGACCGCAACTTCCAGGCCAAGGCGGCGGTGGTGCGCGACCTGGGCGTGCGGATCTCGCTCGTCCAGCGGGTCTTCGTCGCGGCCATGCTCCTCGTGCCAGCCCTGGCGACTGCCCTCGTGTTCGGCGTCGGCGGCAACCTCGTGATGAGCGGCACGATCACGGTCGGGACCCTGGTGGCCCTCTCGACGCTGCTGGTGAGGCTCCTCGGACCGTTGCAGGGCCTCTCCAACGTGCGCATCGACGTGATGACCGCGCTCGTCAGCTTCGAGCGGGTCTTCGAGCTCCTGGACCTCCCCAGCATGGTCCAGGAGAAGCCCGGCGCCGTCTCCCTGCCGGCAGACGCCCAGCGGCTCGAGTTCGACGACGTGTCGTTCCGCTACCCGCGGGCCGACGAGATCTCGCTGGCGTCGCTGGAAGTGGTGGCGCGAGCCGAGCAGCGAGACAACGTCGAGGTGCTCCGCGGCCTGTCGTTCGTCGCCGAGCCCGGGCAGATGATCGCGCTCGTGGGTCCCTCCGGTGCCGGCAAGACCACCGTGACCAACCTCGTGGCCAGGCTGTACGACGTCGGCTCGGGTGCGGTGCGCGTCGGCAACCGTGATCGCATGTGGGACGTCCGCGACGTCGCCCTCCAGTCACTGGAGGACACCGTCGGCTACGTCACCCAGGACGCCCACATGTTCCACGACACCATTCGGGCCAACCTGCTCTACGCACGACCCGGCGCGAGCGACGCCGACATCTGGGCCGCGCTGGAGGCCGCGCAGATCGCCTTCCTGGTGCGATCGCTGCCCGACGGCCTCGACACGGTGGTCGGTGATCGCGGCTACCGCCTCAGCGGCGGTGAGCGACAGCGGCTCGCGATCGCGAGGCTGCTGCTGAAGGCACCGCCGATCGTCGTCCTCGACGAGGCCACCGCCCACCTCGACAGCGAGTCGGAGATGGCCGTCCAGCATGCCCTCGACGCTGCTCTCGCCGGTCGGACGTCCCTGGTGATCGCCCACCGCCTCTCCACGGTGCGAGAGGCAGACCTGATCCTCGTCCTCGACGAGGGCAGGGTCGTCCAGTCGGGCACCCACGACGAGCTGCTCCAAGCAGGGGGCTCTACGCCACGCTCCACGCGACGCAGTTCCGGGCGACCCACTCCGGCGCCGCGCAGAAGTAGTAGTTTCGGGGCGTGGACCTCGACCTAG
- a CDS encoding enoyl-CoA hydratase/isomerase family protein, with protein sequence MTSPDLASVGLRFEVDGPVATLTLDRPSVRNAQTPAMWQAMAELGRSIPDEVRVVVLTGAGDTFSAGLDRAMLDPSTPDGVAARVALGDAELADWIGGLQEGFTWLRDPRFVSIAGVRGYAIGAGFQLALSCDLRVVADDVRFSMKESALGLVPDLTGTKPLVEHVGYARALEICATARFVEAEEALAIGLANSVVPADGLDAAVAELASALCAPMPGVVPATKALLQGADSRSLDDQCRLEREAQVQRFRALVAAFAG encoded by the coding sequence ATGACTTCTCCTGACCTCGCCTCCGTCGGCCTGCGCTTCGAGGTGGACGGCCCCGTCGCGACCCTCACCCTCGATCGTCCGAGCGTGCGCAACGCGCAGACCCCGGCCATGTGGCAGGCGATGGCCGAGCTGGGCCGCTCGATCCCCGACGAGGTGCGGGTCGTGGTCCTCACCGGGGCCGGCGACACCTTCTCCGCCGGGCTCGACCGAGCCATGCTCGACCCCTCCACGCCCGACGGCGTCGCTGCCCGGGTCGCTCTCGGCGACGCCGAGCTGGCCGACTGGATCGGCGGGCTGCAGGAGGGCTTCACGTGGCTCCGGGACCCCCGGTTCGTCTCGATCGCGGGCGTGCGCGGCTACGCGATCGGCGCGGGCTTCCAGCTGGCGCTTTCGTGCGACCTGCGTGTCGTGGCCGACGACGTCAGGTTCTCCATGAAGGAGTCGGCGCTGGGCCTGGTGCCCGACCTCACCGGCACCAAGCCCTTGGTCGAGCACGTCGGCTACGCGCGCGCCCTGGAGATCTGTGCGACGGCTCGCTTCGTCGAGGCGGAGGAGGCCCTCGCCATCGGCCTGGCCAACAGTGTCGTGCCGGCGGACGGCCTGGACGCTGCCGTGGCAGAGCTGGCGAGCGCCCTGTGCGCCCCCATGCCCGGCGTCGTACCCGCCACCAAGGCGCTGCTGCAGGGAGCCGACAGCCGCAGCCTCGACGACCAGTGCCGCCTGGAGCGGGAGGCGCAGGTGCAGCGCTTCCGCGCCCTGGTCGCGGCGTTCGCGGGCTAG
- a CDS encoding ABC-F family ATP-binding cassette domain-containing protein — protein sequence MITAQKLEVRAGARLLMEDVTFRIAAGDKVGLVGRNGAGKTTLTKILAGEALPASGKVITNGDVGYLPQDPRIGDPEVLARDRILSARGLDDVVRRMREAEDEMASEDPVVHERGMKRWTRADAELHAGGGYAAESEAAQIASSLGIEKRILDQQLKTLSGGQRRRVELARILFSGAETLLLDEPTNHLDADSIVWLRDFLKSHRGGLIVISHDNALLEATVNKVMHLDANRGEIDVYNMGWKNYLTQRETDERRRKRERANAESKAKTLTDQANRMRAKASKATAAQSMLKRAEKMVAGLESERAADKVARIKFPAPAPCGKTPITAEELSKSYGSLEVFTDVDLAIDRGSRVVILGLNGAGKTTMLRILAGVDQPDTGRVVPGHGLKLGYYAQEHETLDTGRTVLENMQSAAPQLTDSEARSVLGSFLFSGDDAHKSAAVLSGGEKTRLALASLVVSSANVLLLDEPTNNLDPASREEVLAAIRTYEGAIILVTHDEGAVRALEPDRVLLLPDGDEDLWSEDYADLVSLA from the coding sequence ATGATCACCGCCCAGAAGCTCGAGGTCCGAGCGGGCGCACGGCTCCTCATGGAGGACGTCACCTTTCGGATCGCCGCTGGCGACAAGGTGGGTCTCGTGGGGCGCAACGGCGCCGGCAAGACGACCCTGACCAAGATCCTCGCCGGAGAGGCGCTCCCTGCCTCCGGCAAGGTCATCACCAACGGCGACGTCGGCTACCTCCCGCAGGACCCGCGGATCGGCGACCCCGAGGTCCTGGCACGCGACCGGATCCTTTCCGCACGCGGGCTCGACGACGTCGTACGTCGCATGCGCGAGGCCGAGGACGAGATGGCCTCCGAGGACCCCGTGGTCCACGAGCGCGGGATGAAGCGCTGGACCCGGGCCGATGCTGAGCTCCACGCGGGCGGTGGCTACGCGGCTGAGTCCGAGGCGGCCCAGATCGCGAGCAGCCTCGGCATCGAGAAGCGCATCCTCGACCAGCAGCTCAAGACGCTCTCGGGCGGTCAGCGGCGCCGTGTCGAGCTCGCGCGCATCCTGTTCTCAGGCGCCGAGACGCTGCTGCTCGACGAGCCCACCAACCACCTCGACGCCGACTCGATCGTGTGGCTTCGCGACTTCCTGAAGTCCCACCGCGGCGGGCTGATCGTGATCAGCCACGACAACGCCCTGCTCGAGGCGACCGTCAACAAGGTGATGCACCTCGACGCCAACCGCGGCGAGATCGACGTCTACAACATGGGCTGGAAGAACTACCTCACCCAGCGGGAGACCGACGAGCGTCGCCGCAAGCGCGAACGGGCCAACGCCGAGAGCAAGGCGAAGACGCTCACCGACCAGGCCAACCGGATGCGCGCCAAGGCCAGCAAGGCCACCGCGGCCCAGTCGATGCTGAAGCGCGCCGAGAAGATGGTGGCCGGGCTCGAGAGCGAGCGCGCCGCCGACAAGGTCGCCCGTATCAAGTTCCCGGCCCCGGCGCCCTGCGGCAAGACCCCGATCACCGCCGAGGAGCTCTCCAAGTCCTACGGCTCGCTCGAGGTCTTCACCGACGTCGACCTCGCCATCGACCGCGGCTCGCGCGTGGTGATCCTGGGCCTCAACGGCGCCGGCAAGACCACGATGCTGCGCATCCTCGCCGGCGTCGACCAGCCCGACACAGGCCGCGTCGTCCCCGGCCACGGCCTCAAGCTCGGCTACTACGCCCAGGAGCACGAGACCCTCGACACCGGCCGCACCGTCCTGGAGAACATGCAGTCCGCCGCACCGCAGCTGACCGACAGCGAGGCACGCTCGGTGCTCGGGTCGTTCCTCTTCTCGGGCGATGACGCGCACAAGTCGGCCGCGGTCCTGTCCGGCGGCGAGAAGACCCGGCTGGCCCTGGCGTCCCTCGTGGTCTCCAGCGCCAACGTGCTGCTGCTCGACGAGCCGACCAACAACCTCGACCCTGCGTCGCGCGAGGAGGTGCTTGCCGCGATCCGCACCTACGAGGGCGCGATCATCCTGGTCACCCACGACGAGGGCGCGGTCCGTGCGCTCGAGCCCGACCGTGTGCTGCTCCTGCCCGACGGCGACGAGGACCTGTGGAGCGAGGACTACGCGGACCTCGTGTCACTGGCCTGA
- the ypfJ gene encoding KPN_02809 family neutral zinc metallopeptidase: protein MRFNPKADISGGRVRDVGGGGGGLGGGGMRLPIPGGSKAGGGLGGLLIIVLFVVLTQCVGGGGGGLPTPGGTGIDPQGQNGQAQGIDSGDERYANCKSGADAQEDVDCARVAVVASLEQYWATTLPEQGTQFQPSQVNTFSGGVGTGCGQASSQVGPFYCPADQQIYLDTTFFRDVLEGQLGGEGGAFVEPYVLAHEYGHHIQNLMGTMGRVRTQKGPESDAVRLELQADCYAGMWTKDASDGDGIFVGLTDQDITEALDAAKTVGDDRIQQKSGQGVDPEGWTHGSSEQRMRWFTTGLEQGSLEACDTFAASQL from the coding sequence ATGCGGTTCAACCCCAAGGCAGACATCAGCGGAGGTCGGGTTCGCGACGTCGGAGGCGGCGGGGGCGGCCTCGGTGGCGGAGGCATGCGACTGCCCATTCCTGGCGGCAGCAAGGCCGGCGGAGGGCTCGGCGGCCTGCTGATCATCGTGCTGTTCGTCGTGCTCACCCAGTGCGTCGGCGGCGGGGGCGGCGGACTGCCCACCCCGGGCGGCACGGGGATCGACCCACAGGGGCAGAACGGCCAGGCGCAGGGCATCGACAGCGGCGACGAGCGCTACGCCAACTGCAAGTCGGGGGCGGACGCCCAGGAGGACGTCGACTGTGCCCGGGTGGCCGTCGTGGCCTCACTGGAGCAGTACTGGGCCACGACACTTCCGGAGCAGGGCACGCAGTTCCAGCCGTCCCAGGTCAACACCTTCAGCGGCGGGGTCGGCACCGGGTGCGGCCAGGCGTCGTCCCAGGTGGGACCGTTCTACTGCCCCGCAGACCAGCAGATCTACCTCGACACCACGTTCTTCCGCGACGTGCTGGAGGGCCAGCTGGGCGGTGAGGGCGGCGCGTTCGTCGAGCCCTACGTGCTCGCCCACGAGTATGGCCACCACATCCAGAACCTCATGGGCACGATGGGCCGCGTCCGCACGCAGAAGGGCCCCGAGTCCGATGCCGTACGGCTCGAGCTCCAGGCCGACTGCTACGCCGGCATGTGGACGAAGGACGCCAGCGACGGTGACGGGATCTTCGTCGGGCTGACCGACCAGGACATCACCGAGGCGCTCGACGCCGCCAAGACCGTCGGCGACGACCGCATCCAACAGAAGTCCGGCCAGGGCGTCGACCCCGAGGGCTGGACCCACGGCTCGTCCGAGCAGCGCATGCGGTGGTTCACCACCGGCCTGGAGCAGGGCTCCCTGGAGGCCTGCGACACGTTCGCGGCCAGCCAGCTCTAG
- a CDS encoding phosphotransferase — protein sequence MWQPEPGWQRLPGAGPASAGVWSATEHGVDVVVKRLARPEPHDHPGLFDPADVNYWRRAADVALSGVVEDAPGMREAPVVRVDEDDAGVTLVHRRVRRQETSGLWLAASLGRFAEVSLGGHPWLARGQLRARLALVERRGGWRTLARTPVADVAEHLWERRSTWLDRADRLPQVAQHGDVSPANVPGRDGDHAVAIDWAHLGTGPVGSDLGYLSLSTREELEPLAEAYVAALPGGLADPSQVLTGARVTAVYTAFTRLDWALARVAEGEGALLGKFRHPSVAPYIRSMQRQVNQIEALLG from the coding sequence ATGTGGCAACCCGAGCCCGGGTGGCAGCGGCTGCCGGGTGCCGGCCCGGCGTCCGCGGGCGTGTGGTCAGCGACCGAGCACGGCGTCGACGTGGTGGTCAAGCGGCTCGCCAGGCCCGAGCCCCACGACCACCCGGGGCTCTTCGACCCTGCCGACGTGAACTACTGGCGTCGCGCCGCGGACGTCGCGCTCAGTGGTGTCGTCGAGGACGCACCCGGGATGCGCGAGGCCCCGGTGGTGCGCGTGGACGAGGACGACGCGGGCGTGACGCTGGTGCACCGTCGGGTGCGACGTCAGGAGACCTCCGGTCTGTGGCTCGCCGCCAGCCTGGGGCGGTTCGCAGAGGTCTCCCTGGGCGGTCACCCGTGGCTCGCACGTGGCCAGCTGCGTGCCCGGTTGGCGCTGGTGGAGCGGCGGGGCGGCTGGCGCACACTGGCCCGCACCCCGGTCGCGGACGTGGCCGAGCACCTGTGGGAGCGCCGCTCGACCTGGCTCGACCGCGCCGATCGCCTGCCCCAGGTCGCCCAGCACGGTGACGTCTCCCCGGCCAACGTGCCCGGACGGGACGGCGACCACGCCGTGGCGATCGACTGGGCCCACCTGGGCACGGGCCCGGTGGGATCCGACCTCGGCTACCTCTCGCTCTCGACCCGCGAGGAGCTCGAACCGCTCGCCGAGGCCTACGTGGCCGCGCTGCCCGGGGGCCTGGCCGACCCCTCCCAGGTGCTCACGGGAGCGCGGGTGACGGCCGTCTACACCGCCTTCACCCGGTTGGACTGGGCGCTCGCCCGGGTCGCCGAGGGCGAGGGCGCCCTGCTCGGGAAGTTCCGCCACCCGAGCGTGGCGCCCTACATCCGTTCGATGCAGCGCCAGGTCAACCAGATCGAGGCGCTGCTCGGCTAG
- a CDS encoding acVLRF1 family peptidyl-tRNA hydrolase: protein MPLVLVPPQRLARWVANFEDRHGPASLSVSDGGLRGAAPDGSRFVARLPFEVSYDDAPDVDSFLARVVPPGSWGVLLVRKGGFAVARLEEERLAEHKIGRRHVQGRTKAGGQSQQRFARRRDNQARQAYEAAADHAARILQPGPVVAGGDRGAVEEVLADPRLRGVVVVGPWLAVPDPRRSVLDAAILDAQALQVEVDNAEVR from the coding sequence ATGCCACTCGTCCTCGTGCCGCCCCAGCGCCTGGCTCGCTGGGTCGCCAACTTCGAAGACCGTCACGGACCTGCGTCGTTGTCGGTGTCCGACGGAGGGTTGCGGGGCGCCGCCCCCGACGGGTCGCGCTTCGTCGCACGCCTCCCGTTCGAGGTGTCGTACGACGACGCGCCCGACGTCGACTCCTTCCTCGCCCGGGTCGTCCCGCCGGGCTCCTGGGGCGTGCTTCTGGTGCGCAAGGGCGGCTTCGCCGTGGCCCGGCTCGAGGAGGAACGCCTGGCGGAGCACAAGATCGGGCGACGGCACGTCCAGGGACGCACCAAGGCGGGCGGCCAGAGCCAGCAGCGTTTCGCACGCCGCCGGGACAACCAGGCCCGGCAGGCCTACGAGGCTGCCGCGGACCACGCAGCCAGGATCCTGCAGCCCGGCCCTGTCGTGGCCGGGGGCGACAGGGGCGCGGTCGAGGAGGTGCTCGCCGACCCCCGGCTGCGCGGCGTGGTCGTCGTCGGTCCCTGGCTGGCGGTGCCCGATCCTCGCCGCAGCGTCCTGGACGCGGCGATCCTCGACGCGCAGGCGCTCCAGGTCGAGGTCGACAACGCCGAGGTGCGCTAG
- a CDS encoding NYN domain-containing protein has translation MAERMTYVLVDGENIDATLGNSILGRRPRPDERPRWDRVLEWAERSFDQSASGLFFLAAGTELPISFVQALNAIGFRPIPLSGEGKVVDIAIQRTAEALVDREADVLLVSHDGDFVDQVARLCDGTRQVGVVGFGEFVNSAFRGLPGVRLIDLEYDIGAFNTPLPRVKIIPIDEFDPLDFL, from the coding sequence GTGGCGGAGCGGATGACCTACGTGCTGGTCGACGGCGAGAACATCGACGCGACCCTGGGCAACTCGATCCTCGGACGGCGCCCCCGACCCGATGAGCGACCTCGCTGGGACCGCGTCCTGGAGTGGGCGGAGCGATCCTTCGACCAGTCCGCGAGCGGCCTGTTCTTCCTGGCCGCCGGGACGGAGCTGCCGATCAGCTTCGTGCAGGCGCTGAACGCGATCGGGTTCCGGCCCATCCCGCTCAGCGGTGAGGGCAAGGTCGTCGACATCGCGATCCAGCGCACCGCCGAGGCCCTCGTGGACCGCGAGGCCGACGTGCTCCTCGTCAGCCACGACGGCGACTTCGTCGACCAGGTGGCGCGCTTGTGCGACGGCACCCGACAGGTCGGCGTGGTGGGTTTCGGCGAGTTCGTGAACTCCGCGTTCCGCGGGCTGCCGGGCGTGCGGCTGATCGACCTCGAGTACGACATCGGCGCCTTCAACACCCCGCTGCCCCGCGTGAAGATCATCCCGATCGACGAGTTCGACCCGCTCGACTTCCTCTAG
- a CDS encoding circularly permuted type 2 ATP-grasp protein — MRDDDAQTDQDRRHEREALTQQVNEVLAERGVRFGGEDGHPFRADPLPRLLDKEEWRRLSDALAQRIRALDAFVSDVYGARTCVADGVVPERVLQGTPYLEPDLQGQAPRGGAWVSIGGFDIVRDDDGTLLVLEDNLRTPSGIAYAMAVSETVAAVRGLEPPTGLEEATHALRRCLESSNPGSEGALVLLTDGPVNTAYYEHQRLAEEAGLLLVTPGDLRRTGTSLTLADGSPVRAAYRRTEQDSINAGGERTPIAELLLEPWRAGAVGMVNCYGTGVADDKSVYAYVEDMVRYYLDEEPRIGSVPTYDLLDPARLEEALDRLEQLVAKPRDGAGGADVLIGPAASPEELESTRSALRAHPENWIVQHVVSLSTQPTVIDGKVQPRHVDLRPFAFYDGEQVTVPTGGLTRVALEEGEMVVNSSQDGGAKATWVV, encoded by the coding sequence ATGAGGGACGACGACGCGCAGACCGACCAGGACCGCCGGCACGAGCGCGAGGCGCTCACCCAGCAGGTCAACGAGGTGCTGGCCGAACGCGGCGTGCGGTTCGGGGGCGAGGACGGTCACCCGTTCCGCGCCGACCCGCTCCCCCGCCTCCTCGACAAGGAGGAATGGCGGCGCCTCTCCGACGCACTGGCCCAGCGCATCCGTGCCCTCGACGCGTTCGTCTCGGACGTGTACGGCGCCCGCACGTGCGTGGCCGACGGCGTGGTCCCCGAGCGGGTGCTCCAGGGCACTCCCTACCTCGAGCCGGACCTGCAGGGCCAGGCACCGCGGGGCGGCGCCTGGGTCTCGATCGGCGGCTTCGACATCGTCCGCGACGACGACGGCACGCTGCTGGTCCTCGAGGACAACCTCCGCACGCCGTCGGGGATCGCCTACGCGATGGCGGTGTCGGAGACGGTCGCGGCGGTGCGGGGGCTCGAGCCGCCCACCGGGCTGGAGGAGGCGACCCACGCCCTGCGACGGTGCCTGGAGAGCAGCAACCCCGGGTCCGAGGGAGCGCTGGTCCTGCTGACCGACGGTCCGGTCAACACCGCCTACTACGAGCACCAGCGCCTGGCCGAGGAGGCGGGCCTCCTGCTCGTCACCCCGGGCGACCTCCGTCGTACCGGCACCAGCCTGACGCTCGCCGACGGCAGCCCCGTGCGCGCGGCCTACCGGCGGACCGAGCAGGACAGCATCAACGCCGGCGGCGAGCGGACGCCGATCGCGGAGCTGCTCCTCGAGCCCTGGCGCGCAGGGGCCGTCGGGATGGTGAACTGCTACGGCACGGGCGTGGCAGACGACAAGTCGGTCTACGCCTACGTCGAGGACATGGTCCGCTACTACCTCGACGAGGAGCCCCGGATCGGTTCGGTGCCGACCTACGACCTGCTCGACCCCGCCCGTCTCGAGGAGGCACTCGACCGCCTCGAGCAGCTGGTCGCCAAGCCGCGCGACGGCGCCGGCGGCGCGGACGTCCTGATCGGACCTGCCGCATCACCCGAGGAGCTGGAGTCGACGAGGTCAGCCCTGCGGGCCCACCCGGAGAACTGGATCGTGCAGCACGTGGTGAGCCTGTCGACCCAGCCGACGGTGATCGACGGGAAGGTGCAACCGCGACACGTCGACCTGCGGCCGTTCGCGTTCTACGACGGCGAGCAGGTGACGGTGCCCACCGGCGGTCTCACCCGGGTCGCCCTCGAGGAGGGCGAGATGGTGGTCAACTCCTCGCAGGACGGCGGGGCGAAGGCCACCTGGGTGGTCTGA
- a CDS encoding metal-sulfur cluster assembly factor has product MTDSSPIDHTPVDHGDLPEVPQAVSAAGGVSTVTKDDVTEAMKDVVDPELGINVVDLGLVYDVHLDEGSNVVLDMTLTSAACPLTDVITDQTESALEGLVNDVAINWVWMPPWGPDKITDDGREQLRALGFNV; this is encoded by the coding sequence ATGACTGACAGCAGCCCGATCGACCACACTCCCGTCGACCACGGCGACCTGCCCGAGGTGCCCCAGGCGGTCAGCGCCGCCGGAGGTGTCTCCACCGTGACCAAGGACGACGTCACCGAGGCGATGAAGGACGTCGTCGACCCTGAGCTGGGCATCAACGTCGTCGACCTCGGCCTCGTCTACGACGTCCACCTCGACGAGGGCTCCAACGTCGTGCTCGACATGACGCTCACCTCGGCTGCGTGCCCCCTCACCGACGTCATCACCGACCAGACCGAGTCGGCGCTCGAGGGGCTGGTCAACGACGTCGCCATCAACTGGGTGTGGATGCCGCCGTGGGGCCCGGACAAGATCACCGACGACGGCCGTGAGCAGCTGCGCGCCCTCGGCTTCAACGTCTGA
- the sufU gene encoding Fe-S cluster assembly sulfur transfer protein SufU yields MDLDTLYQEIILDHYKNPHHAGLREPFEAEVHHVNPTCGDEVTLRVHVEDGVVDDVSYDAQGCSISQASASVMADLVIGKPVDEAMRIHESFLTLMQGKGQVEPDEDVLEDGIAFAGVAKFPARVKCALLGWMAWKDATSQTLSKESS; encoded by the coding sequence ATGGACCTTGACACGCTCTACCAGGAGATCATCCTGGACCACTACAAGAACCCCCACCACGCAGGGCTCCGAGAGCCCTTCGAGGCCGAGGTGCACCACGTCAACCCCACCTGTGGTGACGAGGTCACGTTGCGGGTGCACGTCGAGGACGGTGTCGTCGACGACGTGTCGTACGACGCCCAGGGGTGCTCCATCTCGCAGGCTTCGGCGTCGGTGATGGCCGACCTGGTCATCGGCAAGCCGGTCGATGAAGCGATGCGGATCCACGAGTCGTTCCTCACGCTCATGCAGGGCAAGGGCCAGGTGGAGCCCGACGAGGACGTCCTCGAGGACGGCATCGCGTTCGCCGGCGTCGCGAAGTTCCCCGCACGCGTCAAGTGCGCCCTGCTCGGCTGGATGGCCTGGAAGGACGCCACGTCCCAGACTCTTTCGAAGGAGAGCTCATGA